Proteins encoded within one genomic window of Arachis ipaensis cultivar K30076 chromosome B08, Araip1.1, whole genome shotgun sequence:
- the LOC107611407 gene encoding uncharacterized protein LOC107611407 produces MVSLCRQNGNVIHIYFEHGPSVPEFIDYMELSDDDGCVGGEGSFSGDSWKSDELRTPPNSNDKVDPVVNPIFNDVAKFGQRKTRVQLSRTNITRSLGDARKIVRGDKASLYAKFSDYTEELLRSNPGSTVKLGVNAQPKGDPIFQNFYVCLHGCKQGFVHGCRPSIGLDAAFLKTFYGGWLMCVVEQDANNYIYPIAWAIVPVENTTTWKWFLELLHENIGSYQEHNWDYLDLMNGLIPHLWHNFQKRWKDKHMKSLLWACVRAQTVPEFNKSMQTLKTINVKAWEYLDKIPRQS; encoded by the exons ATGGTTAGCCTCTGCCGCCAAAATGGTAATGTCATCCATATATATTTTGAACATGGTCCCTCTGTCCCTGAGTTTATAGATTATATGGAACTGTCTGATGATGATGGATGTGTTGGTGGAGAAG GTTCATTTTCGGGTGACTCTTGGAAGTCAGATGAGTTGAGGACTCCACCAAATTCTAATGACAAGGTAGACCCAGTTGTGAATCCAATTTTCAATGATGTTGCCAAGTTTGGCCAG AGAAAAACTAGAGTTCAATTGTCTAGGACCAACATTACAAGATCTTTAGGAGATGCTAGGAAGATTGTGAGAGGTGATAAAGCATCCCTGTATGCCAAGTTTAGCGATTATACAGAGGAGTTGTTGAGGTCAAATCCAGGATCTACTGTGAAACTAGGTGTAAATGCACAACCTAAGGGAGACCCTATCTTTCAGAATTTTTATGTGTGTCTTCATGGTTGCAAGCAAGGGTTTGTGCATGGATGTAGACCCTCGATTGGTTTGGATGCAGCGTTTTTGAAAACTTTCTATGGAGGATGGCTAATGTGTGTCGTGGAACAAGATGCAAACAATTACATCTACCCCATAGCATGGGCTATTGTTCCTGTTGAGAACACAACAACTTGGAAGTGGTTCTTGGAACTTTTACATGAAAACATTGGTTCCTATCAGGAGCATAACTG GGACTATTTGGATTTAATGAAT GGACTCATTCCGCACTTGTGGCATAACTTCCAAAAGCGATGGAAGGACAAGCACATGAAATCATTGTTGTGGGCATGTGTTAGAGCACAGACAGTTCCAGAGTTTAACAAAAGCATGCAAACCCTCAAGACTATTAATGTGAAGGCATGGGAGTATCTGGACAAGATTCCTAGACAATCCTAG
- the LOC107611838 gene encoding protein RESTRICTED TEV MOVEMENT 2-like, translating to MAMRPRTPTFRTHQSVRRIYETLQPKSETKETPEAFLLHVYLSGYTKERIKITFVGSSRKVKVSGERPIQGNKWSRFEQTYPVPENCNPEALEAKFEVGTLVLTMPKNLSVPQEALNTPQGKTRPTPNKAEDAKLEEPLMGNKKPQKGTEEATSSSSSYRPIESPKLENESRLKALFPPSEANRVQDQIIKRPPLSDEKPSKRQKEDEAKATLTAVARDSSPAEKREDEARLKTRLAAVRKQLEEKEEDERLQKKEKEVNEEYGKTSEPRKVISNDDDVGKGVLKEKEIRMRKVSPKLGTGEVSAQTAASDKSKQDMIDTVGNGIRELVASASLVVTRIKEGKWNEEEKDLVVNMAAAVAVIAGLGAYVSYRFVSS from the exons ATGGCTATGAGGCCAAGAACACCAACTTTCCGTACACACCAATCTGTTCGTCGTATCTATGAGACTTTGCAGCCCAAATCAGAAACGAAAGAAACACCGGAAGCTTTCCTTCTCCATGTTTATCTT TCAGGTTATACAAAAGAACGCATTAAAATTACATTCGTGGGGTCTTCAAGAAAGGTGAAGGTTTCAGGAGAAAGACCAATTCAAGGCAATAAATGGAGCAGATTTGAGCAGACATATCCTGTTCCTGAGAATTGTAACCCAGAGGCACTTGAAGCCAAGTTTGAAGTTGGCACTCTCGTTCTTACGATGCCAAAGAACTTATCGGTTCCACAAGAGGCGCTTAACACACCACAAGGAAAAACAAGGCCCACTCCTAATAAAGCTGAAGATGCAAAATTGGAAGAACCATTAATGGGAAACAAGAAGCCACAGAAGGGTACTGAGGAAGCCACGTCATCATCATCCTCCTATAGACCTATTGAGAGCCCAAAGCTTGAAAATGAGAGTAGGTTAAAAGCGTTGTTCCCTCCATCAGAAGCCAATAGGGTTCAAGACCAAATTATTAAAAGACCGCCACTATCAG ATGAGAAGCCTTCAAAGCGTCAAAAGGAGGACGAGGCAAAGGCGACACTAACAGCGGTTGCAAGAGATTCATCGCCGGCCGAAAAGCGTGAAGATGAAGCTAGGCTCAAGACAAGACTAGCAGCTGTGAGAAAGCAAttagaggaaaaagaagaagatgaaaggctccaaaagaaggaaaaagaggttAACGAAGAATATGGGAAGACTTCTGAGCCAAGAAAGGTAATTTCGAATGATGATGATGTGGGAAAGGGTGTGTTAAAAGAGAAAGAAATCAGGATGAGAAAAGTGTCACCAAAGTTAGGTACTGGTGAAGTGTCTGCTCAAACGGCGGCTTCAGATAAGAGCAAACAGGATATGATTGATACTGTTGGGAATGGAATCAGAGAACTTGTTGCTTCTGCTTCTCTTGTTGTCACAAGAATCAAAGAAGGGAAATGGAATGAGGAAGAGAAAGATTTAGTGGTAAATATGGCTGCTGCTGTTGCGGTTATTGCTGGATTGGGAGCTTATGTGTCTTATAGGTTTGTCTCATCCTAG